The nucleotide sequence AAAACGGAATACAAGGACGGGCTTATTCGTTTAGGAGACCATTTCATGTTCGAGAAAAAACTTCCGATTCTCGCCTACGGATATTATAAAAAGGCGGGTTATCAGAGAAGGATAGACGAAATTTTCCAAAGAATGTTATGGGCCCTTTCCCAATGGATTGGACCGGATAAGTTCAAAAACCCCGAACCCGAAAGAAAAGCTCCGGATCCGGAGGATTTTGTGGTCCATCCAATCTTAAGACAAACCGCCTTGGACATACTCAAGAAAAACGGAATGTCTATCTAAGCGCTTACCGGCGCAGTATATTTCACGAAATCTATTCCGATCCCGTTCGGGTCCGAGACTGCAAAATGTCTGTCTCCCCATTCTTCTTCTTTTAAATCTAAAAGGATATTTAGATCCTTTTTTTTCAGTTCGGAATAAAGAAGATCTACATCTTCAGTTTCAATCGTGAGATACATTCCAAATCCAGAATATTCTTTTTGGAAGGCGGAGTTTTGGCTTGGAAGATCCGGAAGTAAAAATGAAATTTCATGTTTTCCGTTGGGAGTAGAAAGAAGAATATACCAATCATTTTCGAAAACGATCCGAAATCCTAGTTTGTTAACATAAAATTCCTTGGTCTCTTTCAATTTGTTTGTGATTATACCTGGATTTAGTTTCATAAGTTTCTCCTATATTCTGAAATGTAACCTGAAACTAAAGATCCGGATTGTAAAAATCGGACAAAGTATTAACGAAATTTGCGCAGAGAAGAAGGAGTGAGACCTGTGAATTTTTTCCAGTCCTTGATAAAATGGGACTGGTCGTAAAAACCTTCTCCTATTTCTAGATTGCCGTTTTCTTTCCAATTACGAAGAACTGTTTGGAATCTTA is from Leptospira neocaledonica and encodes:
- a CDS encoding VOC family protein, translating into MKLNPGIITNKLKETKEFYVNKLGFRIVFENDWYILLSTPNGKHEISFLLPDLPSQNSAFQKEYSGFGMYLTIETEDVDLLYSELKKKDLNILLDLKEEEWGDRHFAVSDPNGIGIDFVKYTAPVSA